A single window of Pseudoduganella plicata DNA harbors:
- a CDS encoding porin, protein MKNRFMKNPMLALACCAAMAPAAYCQTAQTAQTAPTGTVTAPSSDSSVQVYGVLDAGAVSEHDCRGGSCPSTKISPGVSTGSVIGFTGREALGNDTSAVFTLEAGVRNDTGQSDQNGRLFGSQAYVGLANRWGAVTVGRQYDVGYETLTEVADPFRGGMAGTATNLMGNGSKRSDNTIKYRSALIHGFVASAIYSFGESAFSTSRNRAYGAMIGYQGGPFTLRAAHQRKNNFLQGAGATTPVDLSSRNSLVAANLHLGQAATVYAAYAVNRGVGSSPWDQDNPYGALVLSSPSNRSNDALAGVSYASGPATYMVSYIRKDDRSLANQDANQVAVGMTYSMSRRTAFYAAYAKIKDHNGAPYTVGNFSEQGKGRSAFNLGLRHAF, encoded by the coding sequence ATGAAGAACCGATTCATGAAGAACCCGATGCTGGCACTGGCCTGCTGTGCCGCGATGGCACCTGCAGCCTACTGCCAGACCGCCCAGACCGCTCAGACCGCCCCAACCGGAACGGTCACCGCGCCGTCGTCCGACTCTTCCGTGCAGGTGTACGGCGTGCTCGATGCCGGCGCCGTGTCCGAACACGATTGCCGTGGCGGCAGCTGCCCCTCCACCAAGATCTCCCCCGGCGTGAGCACGGGCTCCGTCATCGGCTTCACCGGCCGCGAAGCGCTGGGCAACGATACCTCCGCCGTGTTCACGCTCGAAGCGGGCGTCCGCAACGACACGGGCCAGTCCGACCAGAATGGCCGCCTGTTCGGCAGCCAGGCGTATGTGGGCCTGGCCAACCGCTGGGGCGCCGTCACGGTGGGCCGGCAGTACGACGTCGGCTACGAGACGCTGACGGAAGTGGCCGACCCGTTCCGCGGCGGCATGGCCGGCACGGCAACGAACCTGATGGGCAATGGCAGCAAGCGTTCCGACAATACGATCAAATACCGCTCCGCCCTGATCCACGGCTTTGTCGCCAGCGCCATCTACAGTTTCGGCGAGTCCGCCTTCAGTACGTCGCGCAACCGGGCCTATGGCGCCATGATCGGCTACCAGGGCGGCCCGTTCACCTTGCGCGCGGCGCACCAGCGCAAGAACAACTTCCTGCAGGGCGCCGGCGCCACGACCCCGGTCGACCTGTCGTCGCGCAATTCGCTGGTGGCGGCCAACCTGCACCTGGGCCAGGCTGCCACCGTGTACGCCGCATATGCCGTCAATCGCGGCGTGGGCAGCTCGCCGTGGGACCAGGACAACCCGTACGGCGCGCTCGTGCTGTCGTCGCCGTCGAACCGCAGCAACGATGCGCTGGCGGGTGTGTCGTACGCCTCCGGCCCCGCCACCTACATGGTGTCGTACATCCGCAAGGACGATCGCTCGCTGGCCAACCAGGATGCCAATCAGGTGGCCGTCGGCATGACGTATTCGATGTCGCGGCGCACGGCGTTCTATGCCGCTTACGCGAAGATCAAGGACCATAACGGCGCGCCGTACACGGTGGGCAATTTCAGCGAACAGGGCAAGGGCCGCAGCGCCTTCAACCTCGGCCTGCGCCACGCCTTCTGA
- a CDS encoding branched-chain amino acid aminotransferase gives MYLTYFNGAWSEGNTPLFGAMDHSVWLGSSVFDGARAIRGHLPDLRPHLQRVIHSAERLGMQCPLSVDEMEALVREGVAKFPADAVLYVRPLVFATDGLLVPVAEKSAFALTLFDAAIPPFTGFTACLSALLRPDARMAPTDAKASSLYANTTRVLREAKSRGFDNAVVCDIDGNVAEFATANLFFATPEGAVVTPALNGTFLAGITRARVIALLKEDGVHVEERSVRPEELTTTTEIFNTGNFGKVTPCVRYEERALPVGPVATRARDLYFAFTEAN, from the coding sequence ATGTATCTGACCTATTTCAACGGCGCCTGGAGTGAAGGCAACACCCCGCTGTTCGGCGCGATGGACCACAGCGTGTGGCTGGGTTCTTCCGTGTTCGACGGCGCCCGCGCCATCCGCGGGCACCTGCCGGACCTGCGTCCGCATCTGCAGCGCGTGATCCACTCGGCCGAACGTCTCGGCATGCAGTGCCCGCTGTCGGTGGACGAGATGGAAGCACTGGTGCGCGAAGGCGTTGCGAAATTCCCGGCCGATGCCGTGCTGTACGTCCGCCCGCTGGTCTTTGCCACCGACGGCCTCCTGGTCCCTGTCGCGGAGAAGAGCGCTTTTGCGCTGACGCTGTTCGACGCCGCCATTCCTCCTTTCACCGGCTTCACTGCCTGCCTGTCCGCGCTGTTGCGCCCGGACGCTCGCATGGCACCGACCGATGCCAAGGCATCGTCGCTGTACGCCAATACGACGCGCGTGCTGCGCGAGGCGAAAAGCAGGGGATTCGACAACGCCGTCGTCTGCGACATCGACGGCAACGTGGCGGAATTCGCCACCGCCAACCTGTTCTTCGCGACGCCGGAAGGCGCGGTCGTGACGCCGGCGTTGAACGGCACCTTCCTGGCCGGCATCACGCGGGCCCGCGTGATCGCGCTGCTGAAAGAGGATGGCGTGCACGTGGAAGAGCGCAGCGTGCGCCCGGAAGAGTTGACGACAACGACGGAAATCTTCAATACGGGGAACTTTGGCAAGGTCACGCCCTGCGTGCGCTACGAGGAGCGCGCACTGCCCGTGGGGCCGGTGGCAACGCGGGCGCGCGACCTCTACTTCGCTTTCACGGAAGCAAACTGA
- a CDS encoding DUF3617 domain-containing protein, whose protein sequence is MTTHAMCAIRSAAKFAVTLAAALTVALPAAAAAIKPGLWEMTSKVPSADPAAMQAMAQAQQQMASLPPERRRAIEEALAKQGVSLALAEGGGIKVKFCITPEQAANPTMPHGQPGDCSSTRTNIPGGLAVKFTCRNPASSGNGQVIFDGDSGFSMRMAIDSTVAGKAQHMTTESTGRWLGRDCGTAQPVR, encoded by the coding sequence ATGACTACCCATGCCATGTGCGCAATCCGTTCCGCCGCGAAGTTTGCCGTAACCCTGGCCGCAGCGCTGACAGTCGCGCTGCCCGCCGCTGCCGCTGCCATCAAGCCCGGCCTGTGGGAAATGACCAGCAAGGTACCCAGCGCCGATCCGGCGGCAATGCAGGCCATGGCGCAGGCCCAGCAGCAAATGGCGTCCTTGCCGCCCGAGCGGCGGCGCGCGATCGAGGAAGCACTGGCGAAACAGGGCGTCTCGCTTGCACTGGCCGAAGGCGGCGGGATCAAGGTAAAGTTCTGCATCACACCGGAACAGGCCGCCAACCCGACGATGCCACACGGCCAGCCGGGCGACTGCAGCAGCACGAGAACCAACATCCCCGGCGGCCTCGCGGTGAAGTTCACGTGCAGGAATCCAGCCTCCAGCGGCAACGGCCAGGTCATCTTCGACGGCGACAGCGGCTTTTCGATGCGCATGGCCATCGACAGCACCGTCGCAGGCAAGGCCCAGCACATGACGACGGAAAGCACGGGTCGCTGGCTGGGCCGGGACTGCGGCACCGCGCAGCCCGTGCGCTGA
- a CDS encoding OmpA family protein, which yields MTILNDTYKKAVAGAVAVAMAIGATGCADMNTEQRGTATGAGIGAGLGAILGATTSHGGGGRAAGGAVLGAAVGAVAGNIWSKRMESQKQAMEQATRGTGVQVSQTSDNRLKMEIPSDISFDTNRADIKSNFRPILDRFAATLNENPATTVTIIGHTDSTGSDAINQPLSVERASHTRDYLSTKGVSPTRVVVEGRGAREPIASNDDNSGRARNRRVEIYVAEPSPRS from the coding sequence ATGACTATCCTGAATGACACATACAAAAAAGCGGTGGCCGGCGCGGTCGCTGTCGCCATGGCGATCGGCGCCACCGGCTGCGCCGACATGAATACGGAACAGCGCGGCACCGCGACCGGTGCGGGCATTGGGGCCGGCCTGGGTGCAATCCTGGGCGCGACGACGAGCCATGGCGGGGGGGGCCGCGCGGCCGGTGGCGCCGTGCTGGGCGCCGCCGTCGGCGCCGTGGCCGGCAATATCTGGTCGAAGCGCATGGAGAGCCAGAAGCAGGCGATGGAACAGGCCACGCGCGGCACCGGCGTGCAGGTCTCGCAGACGAGCGACAACCGCCTGAAGATGGAAATCCCCAGCGATATTTCGTTCGATACGAACCGTGCCGACATCAAGTCGAACTTCCGCCCCATCCTGGACCGCTTTGCCGCCACGCTGAACGAGAATCCGGCCACCACCGTGACGATCATCGGCCACACGGACAGCACGGGCAGCGACGCGATCAACCAGCCGCTGTCGGTGGAACGCGCCTCGCACACGCGCGACTACCTGTCCACCAAGGGCGTGTCGCCGACCCGCGTCGTCGTCGAAGGCCGCGGTGCCCGCGAGCCGATCGCGTCCAACGACGACAACTCGGGCCGCGCCCGCAACCGTCGCGTCGAGATCTACGTGGCCGAGCCGTCGCCACGCAGCTGA
- a CDS encoding lmo0937 family membrane protein has translation MLYTIAVVLIILWLLGLVTSYTIGGFIHILLVVAVIMILLRLISGRGV, from the coding sequence ATGCTTTACACTATTGCTGTAGTTCTCATTATTCTGTGGCTGCTGGGTCTGGTCACGTCATACACCATCGGCGGCTTCATCCATATTCTGCTGGTCGTGGCCGTGATCATGATCCTGCTGCGCCTGATCAGCGGACGCGGCGTCTAG
- a CDS encoding glycine zipper 2TM domain-containing protein, producing MNHPSTPPRRHNLHPLMLVAAVVLILFCGVGIASFMGWLPSSKNAGRPEQLVNPAGEQLATAPSSPPTAATQSSQYAAGAGSINGVPTASGSGAVGTSGSSADIVASPVAPSTQPRVEAPVRDEKLQRERERERARERAVERKNAATPACNYCGMVEEVNETSTRAAGSGVGAAGGAVVGGLLGRQVGDGRGRDLATIAGAIGGAVVGNQVEGKARATKQYDVKVRMNDGEIRTFHTDSPVWRRGDQVKVVEGMLQSR from the coding sequence ATGAATCATCCCAGCACTCCGCCACGGCGCCACAACCTGCATCCGCTGATGCTGGTCGCGGCCGTCGTCCTCATCCTGTTTTGCGGCGTGGGCATCGCTTCGTTCATGGGCTGGCTGCCGTCGTCCAAGAACGCAGGCCGGCCCGAGCAGCTTGTCAATCCGGCAGGCGAACAGCTGGCCACCGCACCGTCTTCGCCGCCGACCGCGGCTACGCAGTCGAGCCAGTATGCGGCCGGCGCCGGCAGCATCAACGGCGTGCCGACCGCATCCGGCAGCGGCGCCGTGGGCACCAGCGGCAGCTCCGCGGACATCGTTGCCTCGCCGGTAGCGCCATCCACCCAGCCACGTGTCGAGGCGCCCGTGCGCGACGAGAAGCTGCAACGCGAACGCGAGCGTGAACGTGCGCGCGAACGCGCTGTCGAACGCAAGAACGCCGCCACCCCGGCCTGCAATTACTGCGGCATGGTCGAAGAGGTCAACGAGACCAGCACCCGCGCGGCAGGCAGCGGCGTGGGCGCGGCCGGCGGTGCCGTCGTGGGCGGCTTGCTGGGCCGTCAGGTGGGCGACGGCCGCGGCCGCGACCTGGCAACGATCGCCGGCGCCATCGGCGGCGCAGTGGTCGGCAACCAGGTCGAAGGCAAGGCGAGGGCGACCAAGCAGTACGACGTCAAGGTGCGCATGAACGACGGCGAGATCCGCACGTTCCATACGGACTCGCCCGTGTGGCGCCGCGGCGACCAGGTCAAGGTCGTCGAAGGGATGCTGCAGTCACGCTGA
- a CDS encoding Crp/Fnr family transcriptional regulator, translating into MNLNFDTAHSSHAPPLTCGNRLLASLPEEDLAQIEAHCETIEAEVGTVLFEPGQTLHHVYFPIDALVSLLAVAEGRMTLEVGSVGREGMIGASAALGNDEAQVRAVVQRAGRTLRMPAAEFAAWAGRLESLQHLLHRYTDTLLAQAIQIAVCSRFHVLEARLARSLLVTRDRLQSEKFHLTHEFLAHALGVRRVGVTKAASALQNQKLISYSRGNIEILDSSGLEAVSCRCYELVKER; encoded by the coding sequence ATGAATCTGAACTTTGACACCGCGCACAGCAGCCATGCACCCCCGCTTACCTGCGGCAACCGCTTGCTGGCCAGTCTTCCGGAAGAAGACCTGGCGCAGATCGAGGCGCATTGCGAGACGATCGAGGCCGAAGTCGGCACCGTCCTGTTCGAACCAGGACAAACTCTTCACCACGTGTATTTCCCTATCGACGCGCTCGTGTCGCTGCTGGCCGTTGCCGAAGGCCGCATGACGCTGGAGGTCGGCTCAGTGGGCCGCGAGGGCATGATCGGCGCCTCTGCAGCGTTGGGCAATGACGAAGCGCAGGTGCGTGCCGTCGTGCAGCGCGCGGGCCGTACCCTGCGCATGCCGGCTGCCGAGTTCGCCGCATGGGCCGGGCGGCTGGAATCGCTGCAGCACCTGCTGCACCGCTATACCGATACCCTGCTGGCGCAAGCCATCCAGATCGCTGTCTGCAGCCGCTTCCACGTGCTCGAGGCGCGCCTGGCCCGTTCGCTGCTGGTCACGCGCGACCGCCTGCAATCGGAGAAGTTCCACCTGACCCATGAGTTCCTGGCGCACGCGCTGGGCGTGCGCCGCGTCGGCGTCACGAAGGCGGCCAGCGCGCTGCAGAACCAGAAGCTGATCTCGTACAGCCGGGGCAATATCGAGATCCTGGATTCGAGCGGGCTGGAGGCGGTTTCCTGCCGATGTTATGAGCTGGTGAAGGAACGCTGA
- a CDS encoding glycine zipper 2TM domain-containing protein: MNVKQIAMRLTIAGAVMGLTACSGMSTQDRNTAIGAGVGAVAGSVLSGGSALGTVGGAAVGGVVGNQVSKPSR, from the coding sequence ATGAACGTCAAACAGATCGCAATGCGTCTTACCATCGCAGGCGCCGTCATGGGCCTGACCGCCTGCTCCGGCATGTCCACGCAGGACCGTAACACGGCCATCGGCGCCGGCGTCGGCGCAGTCGCCGGCTCGGTCCTGTCGGGCGGCTCCGCCCTGGGCACCGTCGGCGGCGCCGCTGTCGGTGGCGTCGTCGGCAACCAGGTCAGCAAGCCAAGCCGCTGA
- a CDS encoding BON domain-containing protein: MKNLTSLPTILSGLVLASLVACASTDVSPTSPGSVPAVPGSTAAVSDTALTNSVLAGLAQQKGINPAEIAVESYDGEVRLSGFAASQQEIDTAVAAARSVAGVKVVRNDMKLKEPAQQ; encoded by the coding sequence ATGAAAAACCTGACTTCCCTTCCGACCATCCTGTCCGGCCTGGTGCTGGCCTCACTGGTCGCCTGCGCATCGACCGATGTGTCACCCACCTCGCCGGGCTCGGTACCGGCTGTGCCCGGCTCCACCGCGGCCGTCAGCGATACCGCGCTGACCAACAGCGTGCTGGCCGGTCTGGCGCAACAGAAAGGCATCAACCCGGCCGAGATCGCCGTTGAGAGCTACGACGGCGAGGTACGCCTGTCCGGGTTCGCCGCCAGCCAGCAGGAGATCGACACCGCCGTCGCCGCCGCCCGCAGCGTGGCCGGCGTGAAAGTCGTGCGCAACGACATGAAGCTGAAGGAACCCGCACAGCAGTAA
- a CDS encoding AsmA family protein encodes MTMPRRTKIALAVGGTVIAIPAIALVILLNYDWNKARPWLNEKASEAIERPFAIRGDLSLSWEKQPRHKQDRSWHDWIPWPHLVARDVHLGNPPEMVGATASAKDPVPADMANVDAVSFSLNPFALLHKTISIPELAFQSPSVYLRRTADNQNNWTFEKKEKKSKWRLDLDRIVFSKGSIRFVDAIEDIDATAHVDTLDNDPKYGVGWKLSGSWNDAPIRGDGKTGAVLSLQDASIPFPILADAKIGLVSVRAEGTLTNPARLAGIDMNLKISGASMAQLYAITGLVLPETPPFSTHGRLVGELAKGNSKWTYQDFVGKVGSSDISGKLAYQQKKPRGHMTGNVHSKLLQFADLGPLIGADSNEKKKERGVDSTQPADKVLPVEKFRTERWTSIDADVSFKADRITRTAQLPISNLYTEFHLNDGVLKLTPLNFDFAGGSMASTIKLDGSGKQVKDAIAANLDVTGRHIKIKELFPNISQIQQATVGEINAQARLSATGNSVATLLGSSNGEVKTTVSEGTISKMLLEMMGLNVGSIVVTKLLGDKPVQMNCLAGDFAVTNGIAQTRSFVIDTTDATVNINGAVSLAEEKMDLTLKPDSKGLRIVSLRSPIYVRGSFKKPDVAIDKAALAMRAGGAIALAALATPVAAVIPLIHGGGGGVDCGKLLAQTAAKPSAPPPGKKLPASKRATPEQVNGK; translated from the coding sequence ATGACAATGCCTCGCCGTACCAAGATCGCGCTGGCCGTGGGCGGCACCGTGATCGCCATCCCCGCCATCGCGCTCGTCATTCTCCTGAACTACGATTGGAACAAGGCGCGCCCCTGGCTCAACGAGAAAGCCAGCGAAGCCATCGAGCGCCCGTTCGCCATCCGCGGCGACCTCTCGCTGTCGTGGGAAAAACAGCCCCGCCACAAGCAGGACCGTTCCTGGCACGACTGGATACCGTGGCCGCACCTGGTAGCGCGCGATGTCCATTTGGGCAATCCACCGGAAATGGTGGGTGCCACCGCCAGCGCGAAGGACCCCGTGCCGGCCGACATGGCCAATGTGGATGCGGTCTCGTTCTCGCTCAATCCGTTCGCCCTGCTGCACAAGACCATCTCCATCCCCGAACTGGCGTTCCAGTCGCCCAGCGTGTACCTGCGCCGCACGGCCGACAACCAAAACAACTGGACGTTCGAAAAGAAGGAAAAGAAATCGAAGTGGCGGCTGGACCTGGACCGCATCGTGTTCAGCAAGGGCAGCATCCGCTTTGTCGATGCCATCGAGGACATCGACGCCACCGCTCACGTCGATACGCTCGACAACGATCCGAAATACGGCGTCGGCTGGAAGCTGTCCGGCAGCTGGAACGATGCGCCCATCCGCGGCGACGGCAAGACCGGCGCCGTGCTGTCGCTGCAGGACGCCAGCATCCCCTTCCCCATCCTGGCCGATGCAAAGATCGGCCTGGTATCGGTGCGCGCGGAAGGCACGCTGACGAACCCGGCCAGGCTGGCCGGCATCGACATGAACCTGAAGATCTCGGGCGCCAGCATGGCGCAGCTGTACGCCATCACTGGCCTCGTGCTGCCGGAAACACCGCCGTTCTCCACGCACGGCCGGCTGGTGGGCGAGCTGGCGAAAGGCAACAGCAAGTGGACCTACCAGGACTTCGTCGGCAAGGTGGGATCGAGCGACATCAGCGGCAAGCTGGCCTACCAGCAGAAGAAACCGCGCGGCCACATGACGGGCAATGTGCATTCGAAGCTGCTGCAGTTCGCCGACCTCGGCCCGCTGATCGGCGCCGACTCGAACGAGAAGAAGAAGGAACGGGGCGTCGACTCGACACAGCCTGCCGACAAGGTGCTGCCGGTCGAGAAGTTCCGCACGGAGCGCTGGACCAGTATCGATGCGGATGTCAGCTTCAAGGCCGACCGTATCACGCGCACGGCGCAGCTGCCGATCAGTAACCTGTACACGGAGTTCCACCTGAACGACGGCGTGCTGAAACTGACGCCGCTGAACTTCGATTTCGCCGGCGGCAGCATGGCGTCGACCATCAAGCTCGACGGCAGCGGCAAGCAGGTCAAGGACGCCATCGCCGCCAACCTCGACGTCACGGGCCGCCACATCAAGATCAAGGAACTGTTCCCGAACATCAGCCAGATCCAGCAGGCCACGGTGGGCGAGATCAACGCCCAGGCCAGGCTGTCGGCCACGGGGAATTCCGTCGCTACGCTGCTGGGCTCGTCGAACGGCGAAGTCAAGACGACCGTCAGCGAAGGCACCATCAGCAAGATGCTGCTGGAGATGATGGGCCTGAACGTGGGCAGCATCGTCGTCACCAAGCTGCTCGGCGACAAGCCCGTGCAGATGAACTGCCTGGCCGGCGACTTCGCCGTGACCAACGGCATTGCGCAGACCCGTTCGTTCGTCATCGATACAACCGATGCGACCGTCAACATCAACGGCGCCGTCAGCCTGGCCGAAGAGAAAATGGACCTGACCCTGAAGCCGGACAGCAAGGGTCTGCGGATCGTGTCGCTGCGCTCGCCGATCTATGTGCGCGGCAGCTTCAAGAAACCGGACGTCGCCATCGACAAGGCCGCGCTGGCCATGCGCGCCGGCGGCGCGATCGCGCTGGCGGCGCTGGCCACGCCGGTCGCGGCCGTCATTCCGCTGATCCATGGCGGTGGCGGCGGCGTGGACTGCGGCAAGCTGCTGGCGCAAACGGCGGCCAAGCCTTCCGCACCGCCGCCAGGCAAGAAACTGCCCGCGTCGAAAAGAGCCACGCCGGAACAGGTCAACGGCAAATAG